In the genome of Vicia villosa cultivar HV-30 ecotype Madison, WI linkage group LG7, Vvil1.0, whole genome shotgun sequence, one region contains:
- the LOC131619891 gene encoding vegetative cell wall protein gp1-like: MPPKSKDSGRKSQRPRIVVCDAPHTPACPRPQSHVDPMSLASTQAFTPLLSSHTFPSGVPPSFQYSAVPPSFQHPGVPSSFQQVGGPSFPFTHTGVPPPSFPFAHTGMPSSFQHTGGSGFSYPMQMTSSFQHTGGSSSTPPTQAGRSPSPRPTQAGRSPRPRPTQAGRSPSPRPTQVGGSRTPHPTHVPAREVDEAVDEIDGADLRGRDDPDEIHVVDGRFWIVPEGSK, from the coding sequence ATGCCACCTAAGAGTAAAGATAGTGGTAGGAAGTCCCAACGTCcgaggatagtagtatgtgaCGCGCCTCACACACCCGCGTGTCCCCGCCCTCAGAGTCATGTTGATCCTATGTCTTTAGCCAGTACTCAGGCTTTTACcccattactctcctcccacacattcccgtctggggtaccgccatccttccagtactcagcggtaccgccatccttccagcatcctggtgtgccctcgtccttccagcaggtgggaggacctagctttccattcacacatactggtgtgcccccgcccagctttccattcgcccatactggcatgccttcatccttccagcataCTGGAGGATCTGGTTTCTCATATCCCATGCAGATGACTTCCTCCTTTCAGCATACGGGAGGATCCAGCAGTACAcctccgacacaggctggacgatctcctagtccacgccccacacaggctggacgatctccccgtccacgtccgacacaggctggacgatctcctagtccacgccccacacaggttggaggctcacgcaccccacatcccacacatgtaccagcccgtgaggttgatgaggcagttgatgagatagacggagctgatcttcgtgggagggatgatcccGATGAGATTCATGTCGTTGACGGCAGATTTTGGATTGTTcccgaaggaagcaagtaa